The following are encoded in a window of Brettanomyces bruxellensis chromosome 9, complete sequence genomic DNA:
- a CDS encoding uncharacterized protein (BUSCO:EOG09264VZ7): MDFSDILNEFKSAAVGPKEESEDDRDEDLRKISEVWIKEKSVPELLPYENKLMDRLLERMRKQIEFIEINSIELQQDEREIKLLLVIVENELDRVQFLIRSYIRTRLLKIDKFSIFIRSDKEELAKLSPNETAYMEKHLQLLMDLYNSQFLGRLPENLQALDEVAGGISMVEKPDYGRPIFIKCNRDRQVVIDDEAVDLSRNGIYVLRYSAVSDLVKAGEVMVL, from the coding sequence ATGGATTTCAGTGATATTTTAAACGAGTTTAAGTCTGCAGCCGTTGgaccaaaagaagaaagtgaagacGACAGGGATGAAGACCTTCGAAAGATTTCTGAGGTTTGGATAAAAGAGAAATCCGTCCCGGAACTTTTGCCATATGAAAACAAGCTTATGGACCGCTTGTTGGAGCGAATGCGAAAACAAATTGAGTTTATAGAGATCAACTCGATTGAACTTCAACAGGATGAAAGAGAGATTAAGTTACTTTTGGttattgttgaaaatgaactAGACAGAGTCCAATTTTTGATCAGATCCTACATACGAACGCGATTGCTCAAGATCGACAAGttctctatttttataCGATCGGATAAGGAAGAGCTTGCAAAATTATCTCCAAATGAGACAGCGTACATGGAGAAGCATCTTCAGCTTTTAATGGACTTGTACAACTCTCAATTTTTGGGTCGTCTACCTGAGAACTTGCAAGCTCTTGATGAGGTCGCAGGTGGAATTTCAATGGTAGAGAAACCAGATTATGGAAGACCGATTTTTATCAAGTGCAATAGGGACCGTCAGGTTGTCATTGATGATGAGGCTGTGGATCTCAGTAGGAACGGCATATATGTCTTACGATATAGCGCTGTTAGTGATCTTGTTAAGGCAGGTGAAGTGATGGTTCTATGA
- a CDS encoding uncharacterized protein (BUSCO:EOG0926115V): MFFSDQLLNKDGPLAYAWLAANLEKKLTKQQLMKASITKSAKAVENSSKALDVSDSQRDVEPMALRLSGQLLYGIVRIYSRKSKYLYEDVSDILMRLKASFATSKSVNLPLESTVITSLKTVTMTDTVSEADLLYQRPVDFNEIFESQVSGNEVRASELAPDTDEDTFATANESIELGRNASSANASDDEIEHNRNAEDELEELDDTGGMDLDLDFDIGNTEAQDHPKTPQPDEDDSIEIGRAAETPNMSALDNTAEAALPELDEPILEAANEDENDINEPSTPPDFVEPLNTSKAAGGKQLEYLKMNVVRTATRRMIVDSVTELSAQTLRANQRRYLKNAKRSDTRKHQLSDNNGNDAFSRFAKGLHLHKKRRLELQHDGAEEHTMTENVITDAQVPEIEPDFDDIDVAPQSPVNNISLDLGNSEENEDSIDDVGIEDGQLNDQEHEENQDEETREEETVVSKERKATIHIANCVRKLLTVGDQTFSETPVTFTDILEEEQASEEPVSKNSRVAATATFFELLVLAGNDNVKLNQGRLFGEITVEAKESLATSFV; this comes from the coding sequence ATGTTCTTCTCAGACCAATTACTTAACAAAGATGGACCACTTGCTTACGCGTGGTTGGCTGCTAACCTTGAGAAAAAGCTGACGAAGCAGCAGCTTATGAAGGCCTCAATCACAAAGTCTGCAAAAGCAGTTGAGAATTCATCCAAAGCTTTGGATGTGAGCGATTCACAACGTGATGTCGAACCAATGGCTCTCAGACTATCAGGACAACTTTTATATGGTATCGTGAGAATATACTCCCGTAAATCCAAATATCTTTATGAGGATGTGAGCGACATTCTAATGAGGCTTAAGGCTTCTTTTGCAACATCGAAATCGGTCAACTTGCCGCTCGAGTCAACTGTTATCACATCTCTTAAGACTGTTACCATGACAGATACCGTTTCAGAAGCTGATCTTTTGTATCAGAGACCGGTCGATTTTAATGAGATCTTTGAGTCGCAAGTATCCGGAAATGAAGTGAGGGCAAGTGAATTAGCCCCGGATACTGATGAGGACACTTTTGCGACAGCTAACGAATCAATTGAACTGGGGCGTAATGCTTCAAGTGCAAATGCTTCGGATGATGAGATAGAGCATAACAGGAACGCAGAGGATGAACTAGAAGAATTAGATGATACCGGCGGTATGGATTTGGATTTGGACTTCGATATTGGAAATACAGAAGCACAGGATCATCCTAAGACTCCACAACCAGACGAAGATGACTCAATCGAGATTGGCAGAGCTGCTGAAACTCCTAATATGTCTGCATTGGACAATACAGCAGAAGCCGCTCTTCCCGAACTTGATGAGCCAATATTGGAAGCTGCCAACGAGGATGAAAACGATATAAATGAACCATCAACACCGCCAGACTTCGTTGAGCCTTTAAATACTAGTAAAGCAGCAGGTGGAAAACAGTTAGAATATCTAAAAATGAACGTTGTTAGAACTGCAACTCGAAGGATGATTGTTGATTCAGTCACAGAGCTTTCTGCGCAAACGCTCAGGGCAAACCAGAGACGTTACTTGAAGAATGCGAAACGATCGGACACTAGGAAGCACCAATTATCCGACAATAATGGAAATGATGCATTTTCCAGGTTTGCCAAGGGATTACATTTGCATAAAAAGAGACGTTTAGAGTTGCAACATGACGGTGCTGAAGAGCACACGATGACAGAAAATGTCATCACAGATGCACAGGTGCCAGAAATTGAACCTGATTTCGACGATATAGATGTTGCACCACAATCACCAGTGAACAATATTTCGTTAGATTTGGGAAATTCCGAAGAAAACGAAGACAGCATTGACGACGTTGGAATTGAAGATGGTCAATTGAACGATCAGgaacatgaagaaaatcaagatGAGGAAACTCGGGAGGAAGAAACCGTAGTttcaaaagagagaaaggcTACAATACATATTGCCAACTGTGTTCGGAAGCTTCTCACTGTGGGAGACCAGACATTTTCGGAGACACCGGTCACTTTTACCGATATTCTTGAAGAGGAACAAGCTTCAGAAGAGCCTGTTTCAAAGAATTCTAGAGTGGCTGCTACTGCtactttctttgaattACTAGTTCTGGCTGGAAATGACAACGTGAAGCTAAACCAAGGCAGATTGTTTGGCGAGATTACAGTCGAGGCAAAAGAGTCTCTTGCCACATCTTTTGTGTAA
- a CDS encoding uncharacterized protein (CAZy:GT39) — MAHLRHRREQRPATVQNEREEKLDVKQESDSPYEKAKRANFVRNYLEPVLGPLLLTAVAFYLRSYHLAENKHVIWDEAHFAKFGAFYNRHEFYHDVHPPLGKMLCGLSEYLSGFNNSKFMFESGKSYPRDINIKQMRLFQVVFSTLVVPMCYYTCKQMQLSLWSTYLISLNACFEISFIVLGKFVLLDNFLIFFITASFMCFSRVFNLRKREGSRLWKVWMLLTGVSIGCACSVKWVGLFVTAVIGLYVILDLWIKFWDTQHFTWKKYSRCWAYRIIYLIIVPIMMYLLFFKIHYALLYKPGTGSGSMSTLFQVNLRQTDIGDQPRLVKLDNTVTIRSQGPSPNLLHSHPQLYPDGSNQHQVTTYGYKDTNNVWTFRPAREDWSYTDYLKDGDVIRLKHTNTAANLHSHEIHGHVSPEFYEVSGYGDEAIGDEKDDWVFEVMDQIHSSNTTYANVNEQDPEYFDYIHPVSTSFRLRHKYLGCYLATTGKAYPAWGFKQGEVICKPAAPKDSFRARFDKSTWWNIESVEKSNVPVDHEYKYPKSSFLDDFLMTQRAMMASNNGLIPDDDKDDVISSSWWEWPLLRGGIRMSSWSSYERRYYMFDSPFVMWSTTAAVLVFVLIMLRLAILWQRQTLFLDESTTSRLLITGVAPFLAWFIHYLPFIIMGRVTYFHHYTPALYFAIFIAAFVVDYLTHGFNKYLKASIYISLYSMLLYFFYLFGPTALGMTGRVDSYKYINWFHEWTMSEYAPFSIEAIWEHTRDDLIDTYKYVKSLVPLKA; from the coding sequence ATGGCACATTTACGGCACAGAAGAGAACAGAGACCTGCAACCGTGCAGAATGAAAGAGAGGAGAAATTAGATGTGAAACAGGAATCCGATAGTCCTTACGAAAAGgcaaaaagagcaaattTTGTTCGGAACTATTTAGAGCCTGTTTTAGGACCCCTCCTACTAACGGCAGTCGCATTTTACTTGAGGTCGTATCATCTCGCTGAAAACAAGCATGTCATTTGGGATGAAGCTCATTTTGCCAAGTTTGGTGCCTTCTATAACAGACATGAATTCTATCACGATGTCCACCCTCCTCTAGGTAAAATGCTCTGTGGCTTAAGTGAGTATCTCTCCGGGTTCAATAACTCGAAATTCATGTTTGAGAGTGGAAAATCATACCCGAGAGATATAAACATTAAGCAGATGCGTCTTTTCCAGGTCGTATTCAGCACACTAGTGGTTCCAATGTGCTACTACACTTGTAAGCAAATGCAATTGAGCCTCTGGAGCACGTATCTCATTTCTCTTAATGCCTGCTTTGAGATATCGTTCATTGTGCTTGGCAAGTTTGTTTTGCTAGACAACTTCcttatcttctttataACAGCTTCATTCATGTGCTTTTCACGTGTCTTCAATCTACGAAAGAGAGAGGGTTCCAGGCTTTGGAAAGTCTGGATGCTTTTAACTGGTGTTTCTATCGGTTGTGCCTGCTCAGTTAAATGGGTTGGACTGTTTGTGACCGCCGTTATTGGTCTCTACGTGATTTTGGATCTCTGGATCAAATTTTGGGATACGCAGCATTTCACTTGGAAGAAGTACTCCCGTTGCTGGGCTTACCGTATCATATACTTGATCATCGTTCCAATCATGATGTATttgctcttcttcaaaatacaCTATGCACTTCTTTATAAGCCAGGAACGGGCTCGGGCTCCATGTCGACACTTTTCCAGGTCAACCTTCGCCAAACAGATATTGGAGATCAGCCTCGACTTGTTAAACTTGACAATACAGTCACTATTAGATCTCAGGGTCCTTCTCCTAACTTGCTACACTCTCATCCACAACTTTATCCGGATGGATCAAACCAGCACCAGGTTACTACTTATGGCTATAAAGACACCAACAATGTTTGGACTTTTAGACCAGCCAGAGAGGACTGGTCATACACTGATTATCTCAAAGACGGTGATGTCATTCGTTTAAAGCACACAAACACGGCTGCAAATCTACACTCGCATGAGATTCATGGCCATGTTAGCCCTGAGTTTTATGAAGTCAGTGGCTACGGAGATGAAGCCATCggagatgaaaaagacgACTGGGTATTTGAGGTCATGGATCAGATACACTCATCAAATACTACATATGCCAATGTCAACGAGCAGGACCCTGAATATTTCGACTATATCCACCCTGTCTCGACTTCCTTCAGACTTAGACACAAGTATCTTGGCTGCTACTTGGCTACCACAGGTAAGGCATACCCTGCCTGGGGCTTTAAGCAAGGTGAAGTCATCTGCAAGCCAGCAGCACCAAAAGACAGTTTCCGGGCTAGATTTGATAAATCCACATGGTGGAATATCGAGTCCGTGGAGAAGTCCAATGTTCCGGTGGATCACGAATATAAATATCCGAAAAGCAGCTTTTTGGACGATTTCCTTATGACACAAAGAGCCATGATGGCCTCCAACAACGGTCTAATTCCAGACGACgataaagatgatgttATTTCGTCGTCCTGGTGGGAATGGCCTCTTCTCAGAGGTGGAATAAGAATGTCCAGCTGGTCTTCCTATGAAAGACGTTACTACATGTTTGATAGTCCATTTGTTATGTGGTCTACAACTGCTGCAGTATTGGTCTTTGTACTGATTATGTTGAGACTCGCCATCTTATGGCAAAGACaaactctttttcttgatgagAGTACCACCTCAAGATTGCTCATAACTGGAGTAGCACCATTTTTGGCATGGTTCATTCATTACCTTCCATTCATTATTATGGGTAGAGTAACCTATTTCCACCATTACACTCCGGCATTATACTTTGCCATTTTCATTGCAGCCTTTGTGGTAGACTATCTAACGCATGgattcaacaaatatttgaaggcATCCATTTACATTTCATTATATTCGATGTTGctctatttcttctatcttttCGGTCCTACCGCACTGGGAATGACAGGTAGAGTAGATAGCTATAAATACATAAACTGGTTCCACGAATGGACCATGTCTGAGTATGCTCCATTTTCTATTGAAGCTATATGGGAGCACACTCGCGATGACTTGATTGACACATACAAATATGTCAAGTCTTTGGTACCATTAAAAGCATGA